CAGTTACGCCTATAATCCGCCCGCCAAGCCTTCCGTCAGCAAGAAATCCCCCACGCGGAAAACCACGGCCAGCAGCAAATCCTCCCGCAGCACGAGCGCCAGAAAGAGCACCACGCGCAAGCCCGCTCCCAAGGCACGCACCTACACCGTGAAAAAGGGCGATACGCTGGGAGCCATCGCCCGCAGGAACGGCACCTCCGTCAAGGCGCTGAAGAGAGCCAACGGCCTCAAGTCCGACATGATTCACATCAACCAGAAGCTCACGATTCCGCGTTCCAAGTAATCCGGGGGGCCCTTCCCGGTTTCACCGCTTATGAAGCATCTCTTTCTTCTGGCCGTCCTCCCCGTGGTTCTCATGGGGTGGACGTCCTGCACCCACTCCGGCAAGGGCCATACGGCCCTGCCGGATCCGCGCGCTGTGGACAAATCCGTCCCGGAGTATAAAAACCCGTTCCATCCCTCCACGTATGCCCACTTTGTAGCCCGCAAGGACTACCGGAAAACGTATGACGTCTACAAGGATGATACCCTGCTGAACCGCAAGCCGAAGAAATCCCGTAAAATCTTCGTCTGCCTGGACGAGCAGCGGGGCCAGTACCTGGTGGACGGCCTGATCGCCATGGACTTTCCCCTCTCCTCCGGCGTCAAGGCCTACCCGACCAAAACGGGAGACTACACCGTCATCTCCAAAAAGGAAGACCACGCCTCCAACCTTTACGGCAAGATGTATGATGCGGAAGGCAAATGCATCAACTATAACGCCGAATCCACGGACCCCGTTCCGGAGGGAGGCCGCTTTGACGGTTCCCCCATGCCCTACTGGCAGCGGCTTACCAATGCGGGCCTGGGGCTGCATGTGGGGAAGGTACGGCGCCACCCCATCTCCCATGGCTGCGTGCGCCTGCCGCGGAACGTTGCGGAAATTCTCTACAAGCAAACCAGCGTAGGAACGCCCGTCACCATCCAGAGAACGCCCCTGCCCGTACCGGAAGCTCAGAAAGCCCCTGCCGTACAGTAACAAACAGATAGAATCCTGCTACAGCAAAAACGACTTTTACCGGACAGTCTTTTTCAAATATATTTCTAAAAAATTCTCTTCCTTTAGCGGATGCCTGTTAATTCACCTGCCGTCTGCAGGATTGTAATAACAGTAGTTGTAATAGACCCAGAGCCAATTTGCCATCGTTCATTTCGCTGGACCATTGCACCGGCTGGACGAGGTTTCCTGTGCTGCCAACTATCCCATAGGGGGAGTAGTCGTAAGTTGCCGCGATCGTTCCCTGCCCATCAAAAACTTCCGTCACATTCTTGTTGAAGTCCGTTATAGCAGTAAAGAGAGGCGGCCTGCACCAGGGCCAGGGGACGCGTAGCCACCGGTTCCAGGGGATCCCACAACAGTGTCCGAAGCACGTTCCAGTTGTCCAGCATGTCCAACACCGCTAGTTGCAGGTAGCCACGGTACAGGTAGAGTTCATGGCTGGCGACCGTCCCGTTGACGGTGACTTTCTTCATGTAGCGGCGTCCCATGGAGTTGTACCCGCATTCCACTACTATGCGTCGCCCTCGCTGGTGAAGCTTACCGCACGGTTGGCTGCGTTGTACACAGCTGTCCACACGCCCGTTGCAGTCTTGATCAATGTTTTTTGGTTGCCTGAAGCGTCATATTGCAGCACAAAGGGCGTTTCCCCACTTTCTTCCATGCGGGTGTACTGGTTGAGTTCGTTGACCACGTAAGTGAGTTCTTCCGCTATTTCCCGCGCCGTCTTGCGATTGCCGATGTTGACGCGACTGTTCCCAAGGCGGCTCTAGTGAGTTCACTTCTGGCATTATAAGTGAAGCTGTCGGCGCGGACGTTTCTGTTCCACGTAGTTAATAACTACATTCCTCGATGGCAGTAGTTTCTTCTTTCGGCTTCTTAATTTAATGGAAAGGATATTCTGTTTATCCACACAACACCTCTTAATTTGGATGGCGAATGTAATAGAACTATTCCTCTATTTCATCATTATATAATTTAAATAGATAAAATTCAATATATCCTGCCATTAATCCAACCGCTCCTGACAATATAAAAAAATAATGATGTTCATCGCATAAGATACGGTCCAGCATAGCGCCCATAACGAGTCCGATAATCAGTCCTAAAAAACAAGCTACCAGTTGATTTATTTCACTAGAGAAAATACGCAAGATTACCCAGCCAATTACAGCCAATATAAATGTTACTGGAAATGAAAATACAATCATTGAAAATCCAGCCATGACGGCATGGTGAAAATTAGATAAACACATGGAATGCCCGGCGCCAATAAGCCAAGGAGCAACCCCGCAAATTAATATGATATGAATTATGTTGTATATTAGTTGCATTGAGAATCATTAAGTAACATATTCCAACCAATATCAGAACCTCCTTCCGGAAGTCCCAAAAAAGGAATAAAGCCTCGGCTGGCATAACAAGTCACATGGCTTTTAGCCTACAGTTGTTTCTTTCTGAACAATACGAGACGTCTTGACACTGCTTTTCAGCATTTACCAAGCAAAGGGCTATCGAAATGACTGCAATTGAAAATTGGTATCTCTTCAAAAAATTAATACATATGGACTTTGCCTTGGCCGGATAAGGATCAAAAATCTTTGATGAATTTTGGCATGTGCATTTTGGTGCAGGTATAGAATAGTTACAAAATACTGATGCCAACTCATCTGGAGTAAGGGACTTGTTAGGGTAGGAAATTCCGGATGAGGAATAGGCAGGTCAAATCTTAAGCCATTCTTGTCCCCCTTATTTATTGCGTTATTACTAATAAACCCATATAAATTCCATCCCCCTTCTTCGGCGATGGGATCGCGATTGATCCATCTGCCGTCTGCGGGATTGTAATAACGGTAGTTGTAATAGACCAGAGCCAATTTGCCATCGTTCATTTCTCTAGACCACTACACCAGATAGAGAAGACTTCCTGTACTGCTGACTATTCCACACGGCGAATAGTCCTAAACTGCCGCAATAGCTACCGCCCATCGAAAACATCTGTGACGTTCTTGTTGAAGTTGTAAAGGACATTGTCCTGCACCAAAGCCAGGGAACGCGTGACTTCTGGTTCCAAAGGATTCCACAGCAACGAGTGGAGCATGTTCCGGTTGTCCAGCGTGTTCGATGCCGTTATTTGCCAATACCATAGTATTAAAACAAAATATTCCATCCATTATTAAAAAACGGTTTAGTTTAAACTAAATATTTATTTAACGCTTATTCTCTTTTAAGAAAATCTCGTATATTTTCGATGATGTATACTGTATCACTATCAGGAAAAACAAGTTCTTTTTTGTTTTTCCTTTCAAAATATCCTATGCCGCCGAATGTACCTTTTGGAGTATTGGTTGCACAATAGCTCAATTTTCCAAGATCATCTTTTTTTATAGGGAAAGATATTTGGATCTCATGTTTGCTTGTAACATTTATGATGGTTGTAATTTTTTGAGATTTATCATCGTACCGATAGACAAGAAAATTAATTTTATCTCCCTTGTTCATTGGTTTTACAACTGTATAAAATTCAAATAAATTTTCTCTTTCGATTATTTCTAATTCCACGTATGGACTCTTTTTAGAAAGAACCAATGATTTCGTTGTGTCAACCAATATAGGAGAGGCTTTTATATTAGGAACAATAAGTATTATGGATAATAAAATAATTCTTGCAATCATAGTCATTTTAACTTGTTCTCGTATGCTTTTAAACGTTGAGATAAAAAATTAATTCTTGTAGCAATTCTCTTTCTGCATGTCTTACTTATTTTCGGTTTTGTGAGAGATTCTCGTAAACACTTTATTTCTATTCCATGCGCTTTTATCTCAGATTCTATCAATTCTCGCCCATGAGCTGGACTGACAATTCCTCTTCCTGCCGGATAAGGTTTCCCTTTGTCATCAAATGCTATTCTTGGATTGGCAGCAAGGATGTCGCTCAAATGGCTTTGTTCATGTTTCATTAAGCAATTCAGACAACATTTCCTATCTACACTTCCTTCCGGAGCTTGTCCCAGATAGACTTCTAAATCGCCTTTACCATCAGTAACTACGGTATTTATTTTAGGTGGCCTCGAACCTACTTCCCAAAGTCCTAATACATCCGCCCCTGTAATAGGTGAGTTACGACAAAAAATATACAGATTGGGTAATTCAAAAGAAATATTCTGCTTTTTAACTCATTTTTCAAATATATTTCTAAAAAATTTTCTTCTTTTAGCTGATCCCTGTTAATCCACCTTCCATCAGCGGAGGGTGTAATAACGTTAATTGTAATAGACCAGGGCGAGTTCTTCGTCTTTCATCTCGCTGGACCACTGCACGGACGGGACGAGGCTGCCTGAGCCGGACACGATCCTATAAAGAGTAATAATAAGCTATCGCAATTAAAAATACGGAACTGTTTACTCTAGTCTTGTTTCATGGATCTTCTCTGTTTTTCATCTGAGCAATTTTCTGAATATCAAAAGCTAAAATCTTTTGGAAATCTTACAGCAAGACTATTATTCATCATTCCGTTTTTAAATATAAATTACATATTTAATATTAAATAAATATTCGAATACACAAAACCTGAAAAAGCCATTCCTAAAAGAAAAAAATGTACTTGTTTTAATCGTCTGTAAGACATATTTCCTCGGATAGCAATTACAAGATAAAGTTCATCTGGATTCCAATGTGCGTTTATCTTACAAAGAACGTATACAACTATAGCCACACAGGACATCAATAATAACGTGTACACAGAACTTAGGAATATAGCGATCACAACACATCCGCCAGATTGGTACAGAGCTAACAGAATGAGTGCACATAAAACAATGAGAAATAAAGAACCTATAATTTCAGCACTGATTTTGTATTTTCTAACTATATTCTGAATTTCTCTCCTTTTATAAAACTTTTCTTCTTGCTTTGTCTTTGATGTTAATAAACACATCAAAAAGGACGAAATAAGAACCCACAGTATAGAAGACATAAATCTACATTTTTAGTTCAAGGCAGGCCATGGCCTAGATGGCAAAAGTGGTGAAGTGGGGGGGAATCGTACGGGTAGATAAACGCTCTGATATCATATGGAAAATGTTCCGATTCAATTCTCTTCCTGTGTTCTTTGTAATACGCTAGCTTCTTATAAAACAAGTCTGAAAACATTTTTTCATGATTATTTCAATTGGAATCAGATTTATTTTTGATTTTCTTCAAAACATCTATTATTCTGAAACACTCAATGACTATAATAAGATAAGAAAAAATTAATGCTGTATATGATATTAAAAGTTCATTCGAAAAGTTTTCCCATAATAGATTTATACCATGATACATTGTTGACAAAACTCCAATTATTCCAGAGATCAGAAATAAATAAATTGTAAGTTTGATAATTGAAAAAGGGAAGTTATTAAATGAAAAATTAAGAGTATTTTTTTTGATCCAAACAAGGATTCTTAAAAATAGGATTACAAAAATACATCCACAAACTAATTCGAAATATTCATATCCAGTTAAAGGAGATTCAGGGTAAATCATAATAAAGATGACTAATTATATCGTGTTCATTATTTAGACCATATTTTTTTATTTTCATTAAAAGATTTGTTAGCGATTTCTTCAGTTTGATCTATAAAAAATGGAATTTTCAAAGTAGCGGCAATCTTAACATACCCCGTTGCATCTAAAGTTAAAGATATTGGTTTTGCATTCAAAGTTAACCCAGCACTTATCTTAAAATCAATAGAATAAGATGCTTGTATATAAGATGATAATGTAATATCCGCATCAATTCTATGAGACAATCCTAATAATTCTTCCCGATAGGATGTTGAAGTTTTACCATTACAATTGTCAATTTTAAGTATTTTTTCATTACTTAATCCAGCAACCATAGTTCGTAAAGAATATTCAATATCAGGCAGAATAGGCAACCATTTTTGTTTAATTTTAAGTCTTATGCTACACCTATACCAACATCTGTTCGTAATTTTGCTTCAATGCATACACAATTTTTCTTTTTTTCTATTGATATACTTCCCTCAATAATAAGAAGAATGGGTATGTAACCCGCAGGGATAGTCATTGTGTAGCCAAATTCGTTAGTTTCTTTTCCGAGATAATCAATAGAGAATACCACTTCATTATCAACAAACCCATACAAATTCCATCCCCCTTCTTCAGCGATAGGATCCCTGTTAATCCACCTGCCGTCTGCAGGATTATAATAACGATAGTTGTAATAGACCAGAGCCAATTTGCCATCGTTCATTTCGCTGGACCACTGTACGGGTTGGACGAGGTTGCCTGTGCTGCCAACTATCCCATAGGGCGAGTAGTCGTAAGCCGCCGCGATCGTTCCCTGCCCATCAAAAACTTCCGTCACATTCTTGTTGAAGTCCCATCCATAGCAGTAAAGAGAGGCACCCTGCACCAGGGCCAGGGGGCGCGCGGCCACCGGTTCCAGTGGATCCCACAACAGTGTCCGACGCACGTTCCGGTTGTCCAGCATGTCCAACGCCGCTAGTTGCAGGTAGCCGCGGTACAGGTAGCGTTCATGGCTGGCGACCGTTCCGTTGACGGTGACCTTCTTCATGTACCGGCGTCCCTAGTAGTCGTAGTCGCATTCCACCACCGTACTGCCGTCCCGGCTGGTGAAGCTCATCGCACGATTGCGGTAATTAGGATTCAAATTAAAAATTGAAAATCGTAGACTTTATTTTTTATAAAAATCTAAACATTCAAAAGGATTTTTATTTCTTTATTTCTATAGATGATAGGGGAATGCTATAAAATAGCTCCCATTGACTTTCTGTGTATTTTTCTTTTTTTAACATGTTCCATGTTTTAAATAAAAGTAAATTCAGTTTATTTGAATAATAATCATGCACATTAAAAAACATATCAGAAGGTTTCATTTTATTTAAAAATTCTACACATTTTTTTAAATTATAAACACCATTTTCATAAACGTATAATATTAGTTCAGGAGAATAAGAATCAATAGAGCATATCGGATAAGAAGATAAGTCTTCAAAACTACCTAAAGGAAAAATAGTATGAGATAAATTATCTGAAATATCGTTTATCTCAGAATCTGAATAAATTCTTATTTTTATACCGGTTTCTGGTCCGATTCGTCTGTTGATTGAGTTAATGACCTTGTCATCCCCTTCATCCTTCATTAGAAGATGGTTAATTAATATGGCTTCAATTTCGGCAGATCTAGGTATCTGATGAGTTTTAACGGCTATAAGATAATCGTATATTATATCGGTTAAAAAATTTACAGAAGACTTACTTATATCTTTTTGAGAGCAACCTGTAAGAAGCTTAAATAAAGAGGATGGCAATTCAGAAGTAGAATATGCTAATTTTGCTTCTATATACAATGCCAAAGTTTTCTCATAAAATTGCACCATCGGCAATCCTGATCTTATTTTATTTATTTTGGTTGCATGGCTTGGGATGCATGATGAAGATTCTGCCAAGACTATGTTATCAGGAACTGCAATCAAGTATATTCCTGATAAGTAAAATATAAATTTAAGATTATTCATTTTTTTTGCTTTTTACATGCTTTCTTCTTAAGGTTCGATGCAGTTCTTTTTAGCATGACTTTTAATTGATTAGTATAGGTGTTCATTCTTCTCATACTAGCTTCTTTTAGACTGAATATTAGATTAAAGCTATCTACGCCCGATACAGGATTCATAAAATATTTTATTTTACCTTTATTGTCAATTTCACAACAACAATATTCCAACTTAACACTTAGTTTTGTTTCTTCCAATATATATGCATTCGTTCGAGTATTTTGTACTATTCCAGAAAGACTTCGCATAAACCAATTATCATTGACAGCTTTTCTAGCTGCTTCAATAATTTGTCTGCCGTCTATTTCCTGCTCTAATATACTTTTTGCTGCATCTTGAAGCTTTTCTTTAAAAGTACCAATAATAACACTTTGGGGATCAGATACTGCGTATTCCTCTCCTCCAATGGTATTTGTTAATGTAAAGGATAATTTATCGTACCACCCCAAATGTTTTTTATCACATGTCCAGTCTTTTAATCCAAGATAATCACATTTATATACGCATATATTACCCATAAATTCATACAAATTCCATCCCCCTTCTTCAGTGATGGGATCACGATTGATCCACCTTCCATCGGCGGGATTGTAATAACGGTAGTTGTAATAGACCAGGGCCAATTCTACATCGTTCATCTCGCTGGACCACTGCACCGGCTGGACGAGGTCCCCCGTGGAAACAACCTGTCCGTATGGCGAGTAGTCATAAGTTGCCGCAATAGCTCCCTCTCCAGCGAACACCTCCGTGACGTTCTTGTTAAAGTCAACTCCATAGCAGTAAAGGGCATTTTCCTGCACCAGGGCCAGGGGACGCGTTGCCACCGGTTCCAGTGGATCCCACAGCAGTGTCCGAAGCACGTTCCGGTTGTCCAGCATGTCCAACGCCGCTAGTTGCAGGTAGCCACGGTACAGGTAGCGTTCATGGCTGACGACCGTTCCGTTGACGGTGACCTTCTTCATGTAGCGGCGTCCCTGGTAGTCGTAGCCGCATTCCACCACCGTACTGCCGCCCTGGCTGGTGAAGCTCACCGCGCGGTTGGCCGCGTTGTAGACTACTGTCCAAATGCCCGTCGAGGTTTTGATGAGGGTCTGGTTGCCCGAGGCGTCGTACGTCGGCACAAAAGGCGCCTCCGCTTTTTCTTCGATGCTTGTGTACTGGTTGAGGTTGTTGGCCGCGTAGGAAAG
This portion of the Akkermansia massiliensis genome encodes:
- a CDS encoding LysM peptidoglycan-binding domain-containing protein → MKAPFIFTCACAAALVLPFSSCSTQNSSTAGYDTAEPASGEIPPWIAESSDPAYESGHYSPVKSSSSSSSYAYNPPAKPSVSKKSPTRKTTASSKSSRSTSARKSTTRKPAPKARTYTVKKGDTLGAIARRNGTSVKALKRANGLKSDMIHINQKLTIPRSK
- a CDS encoding L,D-transpeptidase family protein — protein: MKHLFLLAVLPVVLMGWTSCTHSGKGHTALPDPRAVDKSVPEYKNPFHPSTYAHFVARKDYRKTYDVYKDDTLLNRKPKKSRKIFVCLDEQRGQYLVDGLIAMDFPLSSGVKAYPTKTGDYTVISKKEDHASNLYGKMYDAEGKCINYNAESTDPVPEGGRFDGSPMPYWQRLTNAGLGLHVGKVRRHPISHGCVRLPRNVAEILYKQTSVGTPVTIQRTPLPVPEAQKAPAVQ
- a CDS encoding RHS repeat domain-containing protein: MNDGKLALVYYNYRYYNPADGRWINRDPIAEEGGWNLYGFISNNAINKGDKNGLRFDLPIPHPEFPTLTSPLLQMSWHQYFVTILYLHQNAHAKIHQRFLILIRPRQSPYVLIF
- a CDS encoding RHS repeat domain-containing protein — encoded protein: MKKVTVNGTVASHERYLYRGYLQLAALDMLDNRNVRRTLLWDPLEPVAARPLALVQGASLYCYGWDFNKNVTEVFDGQGTIAAAYDYSPYGIVGSTGNLVQPVQWSSEMNDGKLALVYYNYRYYNPADGRWINRDPIAEEGGWNLYGFVDNEVVFSIDYLGKETNEFGYTMTIPAGYIPILLIIEGSISIEKKKNCVCIEAKLRTDVGIGVA